The DNA sequence ataaatgtgtgtgtgtgtgtgtgtgtgtgtataaatgtgtgtgtgtgtgtataaatatgtgtgtgtgtgtgtgtataaaatataaattgtgtgtgtaggaagaAGACGCAGCAGAGGCTCATGGTAGAGAACAAGCGTCTGATCACAGACTTCAGCAGTTACAGGCAGTGCTAAATCAGTCAGAGAACAGGCACGTcttgcacacacgcgcacacacacatgcacacgtgcgcgcgcacacacacaggtgacatGCGCGTTGGTTGTGTCCTGGGCATTCAGGCTGAAGGCAGCGGCTCAGGAGGCGGAGTGTGTGCGACGGGACCGTGCGAGGTGGGAGAGGCAGGTGGGCGACCTGCAGACCCGCTGCGCCgccctggaggaggagaagtTTGAGGCCTTTAACCACGTACGTGCCTCCCTGCAGCTGGCAGAGGAGGCGTCTCTGCACAGAGACCAGGTGAGACACTCCCATGAACATCTCCCTGCAGGGAGACCAGGTCTCCCGTCACAGTCCCTGCATTCCCCAGTAGTGAGGCTGGTTTGTCCTACGCGTACACAGTGTGAGAACATCTGAGCAATTACACCATGGTACTTCCTGTCAGATATCACagatatgtgtgggtgtgttataaTACCCAATAACACAAtacagtgggagtgtgtgaaagaCTGTTATAATACCGTAGtaatatatagaatattttgtgtgtgtgtgtgtgtgcacgcgcttCCGTCAGGCCCAGCTGCGGGAGAAGCAGCGGGTGGAGGAGTTGGAGAGGATGAAGGAAGGGATGAAGCAGCTGGTGGAGGAGGCAGCCGTCCGCACCAGGAGAGAGGCATGTATGCCAGCATGCACCCTACCCCTCTACATTTCTTCCTCTCAGACATGAGAAGAGATTGCATTCGGCTTGTTGGTGTTCCTCTgtgccaccagagggcagtatAAACCAAACGCTCAACATTTACCTAAAACTTTTTAGTCTAAATTTTTACAGAGCTTACTTTATATCACGGTACAATAATAAGTTAGACAAACTAAATaacttttttaatgtataaacaaaacagtaataatggtggtgttctgtctgtgtgtacgcACATGTGGCAGGTGGATGCAGTACGTAAGCAGTGTAACACTCAGATTGATCGTCTGGCTGAGGAACTGTCTGCTCTACAGCTGGTGAGAATGcccctcttcacacacacacacacacacacgcatgcatgcacacacatacacacgcacaaattgACCACCATAGTCTATTTTGGATTTTGACAAAGAAAAGTTCAGAACtgactgtatattttttttatggagaaaaaaaagatttcatagCCAAGAATTTGAACAATATGAGATTATGTTTGAATGAGATTAAGTTGCAGTTTTAGTTAATGTGGATTAGGCAATGGTTAAATGAGATTGCTCTCTTTTATCTGTTGTGCTAAAAGTTTGGACATATTGgtcataatctgtgtgtgtgtgttgattataGTCTTGTGAGGTGTTGTGTGGAGGTATTGATTGTAGTGTTATGTTTGGCATTTTCAGGAATGTGCAGATAAAGAAACTCAGATtgagagagcacacagagagagaaaagccgTTGAAGAAGAACTGGAGAAGGtaacacacgcagacacatttGTACATGATGAAAGCCTAGTTGCAGATGCTGTGCGTGTTGCTCATTGAGAGTACTCTGTCAGTGCTGAGGGGCACCCCCCCGTGGAGGTTTAGGTTGAGGTCCCGGCTGTGGCTTGAAAATTAGAAAATTAAGAGTTCCTCCTCTGGAACCACCTGTTATATTAAGATTTATATTAAGATAccacagggcagtggtagctcagtggttaaggtacttgacttgcaatcggatggttgctggttcaagctccgccactgagcaaggcccttaaccctcaattgctcaagttgtactcagtcataattgtaagttgctttgggtaaaagcgtcagctaaatggcgtaaatgtaaatttttcgaaaaaggaactgtgtgtgtgtgtgtgtagctgtacaGTGAGGGCCGTTATGGGGAGCCAGAGCTGAGGAAAATTGAGGCTCTTCATCAAAGGTGCTTAAAcgcagagagactgaaagaggaGATGGAGCTCAGTCTCAACACCACCCACTCCACAATGAAGAGACAGGAGATGgagtaagaacacacacacacactctcaacaccacccactccaccatgaagagacaggagatggagtaagaacacacacacacactctcaacaccacccactccaccatgaagagacaggagatggagtaagaacacacacacacactctcaacaccacccactccaccatgaagagacaggagatggagtaagaacacacactctcaacaccacccactccaccatgaagagacaggagatggagtaagaacacacacactctcaacaccacccactccaccatgaagagacaggagatggagtaagaacacacacacacactctcaacaccacccactccaccatgaagagacaggagatggagtaagaacacacacacacactctcaacaccacccactccaccatgaagagacaggagatggagtaagaacacacactctcaacaccacccactccaccatgaagagacaggagatggagtaagaacacacacactctcaacaccacccactccaccatgaagagacaggagatggagaaagtgtgtgtgtttgcatgtagaTTCAGCGAGGAACTGTCGCGATGTCAGGAGCAGGTGCGCTGCCTGCAGGTGGCGCTGGCGCGCGCACGGGAGGAGAGCAGCAGCGTCAGTGAAGAGCGACTCCGCCTGCAGCAGGACAACCAGCAGCTCCAGAAGGACATGGACACACTCCGCAAAGAGTGTGTCCTCGCGCAGAGACAGGCCAaggagcaggtacacacaccagTGCGGTACTGGTCCGTATGATCACTAACTGGACGTGATGTCCACGTGTTTGGACTGCATATTTCACTTCTCTGGTTTCATTTCCACTACATCTGCTAACATTACTAACACTGGAGGTCAACAGCACTGACCTAAAACTCCTCCCAATCGGCTCCAACCGCACTGATCCAGCGAGCCAGATTATTGATCCAGTGAGCTAGATCAGTGATCCAGCGACCCAGATCAGTGATTCAGTGTTCCAGTGAGCCATATCATGGATCCAGATCAGTGATCCAGTGAGCCAGATCACTGCCCATAGCAGTGATGTGTTTATTCACtttaatatttcagcagctAGGAGCTTTTGTTTAAACTAAATCAAAATTTGGCCAATCGACTGTATCtggtttcaaaataaacaaatatatttgtgagGTTAAACATCAAATGTGCTgttatattgttttaaatgcagGTAATACAGGTCAAagataattacaaataatttttcattttaatttaacatgtCTCAGCTATTTCTGATTTGGGgttatgtgtaaatatttactgtgtgtgcgtgtgtgcgtgtgtgtgtgtgtgcgtgtgtgcgtgcgcgcgcgcgtgcgtgcaggtGTCCCGTGTGGAGCAGGACCTGTGTGTGCGGGAGCAGGCTGTGGAGGCCAGGCtgagggagctggaggagagcaGTAGGACCTCCAGCGCCGGTCTGAAACGCCTCCTCCTCGCCCAGCAGAAAACCACCGAACGCTACAGAGACGAAGCCagacagctcacacacaccttccagaATAAGATCGCCTCACTCAggtctcacgcacacacacgcacgcacgcgcgcgcgttcAGTTAGCGTACTGGGAGGAAAATGTGAAGGTGATCGTGGATATAACGGAATGTCATCCGCTTAGCAACGAGAGTTAAGGTCATGGTTACGTATAGTCCAGTCTGGAGGTGAGGTTAGGAAAAGAGGGGGTCCAGGAACTGAACCCTGGGGTACGCCACACTTGGTCGGAGAGATGAAAGATTTGTGTATCCTAGTGGGATAAAGATTTGTGTATCCTAGTGGGATAAAGATTTGTGTATCCTAGTGGGATAAAGATTTGTGTATCCTAGTGGGATAAACTGATGCGTACTGGTAAGATCCAACCTGGAGCACGGCAGTGCCACCAGTGCCACCGTCGGAAGAAACGCCAGAACTGAGTGTCAAGATGAGCAGCGTGGAACACAGAACCCTACAGGTGAGAGACAAGCCCGCACCGTGTAACAGCTGAGAGTGAGACGGTCACGTAGAAGGAACGGAGCAATGGAGAAAAGGCCCACCGCTGCTCAGCTTTATCGGAGTGTGCTGacacaggaggagggaggaggtgttTAACAGTCCTGGTCCCTGAACCCTCTgcggtggaggaggtggagtgaGCGGTTTCTAGGGCATCCCTGTACTTGCGCAAAATAGCAGCGGAAATCTTTCTTAGAGCGGAGCTCAAGATGTCTGTTAGTGCCCGTCGTTACCTTTTAGTCCGGAGTGGAACCAGGAACAAGAGAGGCTAGCTGGGATAAGGAGACGATCATCAGATAATCCAGACATATCACGGAAGAGTTGTTACAGAAGGAAACCGTTCTGTCCGAAGATGAGGTGCTGGTGAAGACTGAAGGGAAGGAGCAAACCAAGAGTGACCGAAGGACCGCGACAGAACTTTTGAAAGAACTCCTGATAGAAAGTTTCTTCAAGGGGGTGAAGCACTGAAGGTAAAGGTACACTCGATTATCTTACGACCAGACATCCCAGAGACCGAGACATTGTTCAAACCAGTAGAGAGTGAATCAAGAAGATGAACATGAATAGCAAAGTCACCATACTGTCACGCTAAAACACTTTATTACTGGACTTGAACTCTGTGGGTATCTATGGGTGTTACTAGCATCATCGAGGCTGGCGGCATCCCCAGGTGCCGTTACAGCAGAACAAAGAGGTGTAATAAGTGTGAGTTCGGGTTTACGAGGGCTGTCGGCCAACGGGGACAGAGCAGTAATGAACACTTAATGTGCTTTGACTGTCAAACCACAATGATAAACCTCAACTAAGCCACGCCCCCTCTTCCCTGTAATCAGGGTTATGAGGGACTACTGTAGCCACGGGGCAGtctacatatttacatacaagTCACAG is a window from the Electrophorus electricus isolate fEleEle1 chromosome 9, fEleEle1.pri, whole genome shotgun sequence genome containing:
- the sclt1 gene encoding sodium channel and clathrin linker 1 isoform X1, with the protein product MASETEFLRDQVNRLNSALGSCQDASSAAWFKQTEYMGSDSAGPWLTDKSLMPPLIAEYDRQMKQMEDQLKLYKRQMVDVKASLEQVIRENERLHTEKRISVERELESLSVGVEGDVATDVVTISNLEEQVKCAVEEKEKALQVWQVSTQELDRLQKLYQSTVRDSQLHTAEWQHVQNQLAQAQQLSQKLQATNQNLESTNHQFLKTVAEQNGELEQLRSQLRQAKQDLRVATVKVDEMTRLMQSIQDQMQRREEDAAEAHGREQASDHRLQQLQAVLNQSENRLKAAAQEAECVRRDRARWERQVGDLQTRCAALEEEKFEAFNHVRASLQLAEEASLHRDQAQLREKQRVEELERMKEGMKQLVEEAAVRTRREVDAVRKQCNTQIDRLAEELSALQLECADKETQIERAHRERKAVEEELEKLYSEGRYGEPELRKIEALHQRCLNAERLKEEMELSLNTTHSTMKRQEMEFSEELSRCQEQVRCLQVALARAREESSSVSEERLRLQQDNQQLQKDMDTLRKECVLAQRQAKEQVSRVEQDLCVREQAVEARLRELEESSRTSSAGLKRLLLAQQKTTERYRDEARQLTHTFQNKIASLRLELNKQKQRTQELELQVEGDREKVLECEQQLAEHQEKNKRLQRRLDQAEHRASTASHQLSIMSQRRKAASLLDLETFS
- the sclt1 gene encoding sodium channel and clathrin linker 1 isoform X2, with translation MVDVKASLEQVIRENERLHTEKRISVERELESLSVGVEGDVATDVVTISNLEEQVKCAVEEKEKALQVWQVSTQELDRLQKLYQSTVRDSQLHTAEWQHVQNQLAQAQQLSQKLQATNQNLESTNHQFLKTVAEQNGELEQLRSQLRQAKQDLRVATVKVDEMTRLMQSIQDQMQRREEDAAEAHGREQASDHRLQQLQAVLNQSENRLKAAAQEAECVRRDRARWERQVGDLQTRCAALEEEKFEAFNHVRASLQLAEEASLHRDQAQLREKQRVEELERMKEGMKQLVEEAAVRTRREVDAVRKQCNTQIDRLAEELSALQLECADKETQIERAHRERKAVEEELEKLYSEGRYGEPELRKIEALHQRCLNAERLKEEMELSLNTTHSTMKRQEMEFSEELSRCQEQVRCLQVALARAREESSSVSEERLRLQQDNQQLQKDMDTLRKECVLAQRQAKEQVSRVEQDLCVREQAVEARLRELEESSRTSSAGLKRLLLAQQKTTERYRDEARQLTHTFQNKIASLRLELNKQKQRTQELELQVEGDREKVLECEQQLAEHQEKNKRLQRRLDQAEHRASTASHQLSIMSQRRKAASLLDLETFS
- the sclt1 gene encoding sodium channel and clathrin linker 1 isoform X3; its protein translation is MSVINRREKEKALQVWQVSTQELDRLQKLYQSTVRDSQLHTAEWQHVQNQLAQAQQLSQKLQATNQNLESTNHQFLKTVAEQNGELEQLRSQLRQAKQDLRVATVKVDEMTRLMQSIQDQMQRREEDAAEAHGREQASDHRLQQLQAVLNQSENRLKAAAQEAECVRRDRARWERQVGDLQTRCAALEEEKFEAFNHVRASLQLAEEASLHRDQAQLREKQRVEELERMKEGMKQLVEEAAVRTRREVDAVRKQCNTQIDRLAEELSALQLECADKETQIERAHRERKAVEEELEKLYSEGRYGEPELRKIEALHQRCLNAERLKEEMELSLNTTHSTMKRQEMEFSEELSRCQEQVRCLQVALARAREESSSVSEERLRLQQDNQQLQKDMDTLRKECVLAQRQAKEQVSRVEQDLCVREQAVEARLRELEESSRTSSAGLKRLLLAQQKTTERYRDEARQLTHTFQNKIASLRLELNKQKQRTQELELQVEGDREKVLECEQQLAEHQEKNKRLQRRLDQAEHRASTASHQLSIMSQRRKAASLLDLETFS